From one Rosa rugosa chromosome 4, drRosRugo1.1, whole genome shotgun sequence genomic stretch:
- the LOC133742778 gene encoding beta-glucosidase 44-like, protein MRTTPVLVLFLLSLVVVIQYVAGAAEHNGAPFPEAEGGLRASFPKGFVFGTATSAYQVEGMANKEGRGPSIWDTFVKIPGIVANNATGDVTVDQYHRYKEDIDILANLYFDAYRFSISWSRIFPEGTGKVNWKGVAYYDRLINYLLKRGITPYANLYHYDLPLALEKKYLGLLSDRVVKDFADFADFCFKTYGDRVKNWMTFNEPRVVAALGYDNGFFAPGRCSKAYGNCTAGNSGTEPYIAAHHLILSHAAAVQRYREKYQKTQKGKIGILLDFVWYEPLTRSKADRYAAQRARDFHVGWFIHPIVYGEYPKTIQNIVGNRLPKFTKEEVKMVKSSMDFVGINQYTAYYMYDPHQNKTKPNALGYQNDWNAGFAYEKNGVPIGPRAYSSWLYQVPWGLYKSITYIKEHYGNPPVILSENGMDNPGNQTLPKALHDTNRINYYRSYLEQLKKAVDEGANVVGYFAWSLLDNFEWRLGYTSRFGIVYVDFTTLKRYPKMSAFWFKKLLTKKKH, encoded by the exons ATGAGAACTACACCAGTGCTGGTGCTCTTCTTGCTCAGTCTTGTTGTTGTGATCCAGTACGTTGCGGGTGCAGCAGAGCACAATGGAGCTCCGTTCCCTGAGGCCGAGGGTGGACTGAGAGCTAGTTTTCCGAAGGGGTTTGTGTTCGGAACGGCGACGTCTGCTTATCAGGTGGAAGGCATGGCCAACAAGGAAGGTCGTGGACCTAGCATTTGGGATACCTTCGTTAAAATCCCAg GGATTGTTGCAAATAATGCTACTGGAGATGTTACGGTTGACCAATATCACCGTTACaaa GAAGATATTGATATCCTGGCGAACCTTTATTTTGATGCCTATCGGTTCTCAATATCATGGTCCAGAATTTTTCCAG AGGGTACTGGGAAAGTGAATTGGAAAGGAGTGGCATACTACGATCGGTTAATTAACTACTTGCTTAAAAGAG GCATTACTCCCTATGCAAATTTATATCACTATGATCTTCCTCTTGCACTTGAGAAGAAGTACCTGGGATTGTTAAGTGACAGAGTTGT GAAAGATTTTGCGGACTTTGCGGATTTTTGCTTCAAGACATATGGAGACAGAGTGAAGAACTGGATGACATTCAATGAGCCTAGAGTGGTGGCTGCTCTTGGCTATGACAATGGATTCTTTGCCCCGGGACGGTGCTCCAAAGCTTATGGAAATTGCACAGCTGGGAATTCAGGAACTGAGCCTTACATTGCTGCTCATCATTTGATTTTGTCACATGCAGCTGCAGTTCAGAGATACCGCGAAAAGTATCAG AAAACACAAAAAGGAAAGATTGGTATACTCTTGGATTTTGTTTGGTATGAGCCTCTTACCAGATCAAAGGCTGACAGATATGCAGCTCAAAGGGCAAGAGACTTTCACGTTGGATG GTTCATTCATCCGATTGTATATGGGGAGTATCCgaaaacaatccaaaatattgtTGGCAATAGGCTACCTAAGTTTACTAAAGAGGAGGTTAAGATGGTGAAGAGCTCAATGGACTTTGTAGGCATCAACCAGTACACTGCTTACTACATGTATGATCCacatcaaaataaaacaaaaccaaatgccTTGGGATACCAGAATGACTGGAATGCAGGATTTGCTT ATGAGAAGAATGGAGTGCCTATTGGTCCTAGG GCATATTCTTCTTGGCTCTACCAAGTACCATGGGGTTTGTACAAGTCTATAACGTACATAAAAGAGCATTATGGGAACCCACCTGTGATTTTGTCTGAAAACG GCATGGATAACCCCGGAAACCAGACTCTTCCAAAGGCATTGCACGATACCAATAGGATCAACTACTACAGAAGCTATCTGGAGCAACTGAAGAAGGCAGTTGATGAGGGAGCCAATGTGGTAGGCTACTTTGCTTGGTCATTGCTCGACAACTTTGAATGGAGATTGGGTTACACTTCAAGGTTTGGCATAGTCTATGTTGACTTCACCACCCTCAAGAGATACCCAAAGATGTCTGCCTTCTGGTTCAAGAAACTTCTTACCAAAAAGAAGCATTAG
- the LOC133746553 gene encoding uncharacterized protein LOC133746553, whose protein sequence is MDKVEQEVEKVKKEWDDTYNNVVDQIKAIENYGKSPSSSSSSTAGAELEPKKDSLPRLKGLAQDGLSLLNSLQFKLDLFAPQLPTNDQVQSAKALLESWKNRSQSLRLSMRNANLQANENIRKAAQEERELLLGGGGESTTRRRNLQTKAGMTSAAESITESLRRTRQLMVQEVERSTGTLQTFEESTGVLKKAETEYKGHRSLLMRTRNLLSTMQRQDIIDRVIISVGFFLFTCAVLYVVSKRIGILTLQRKVTAAFKAGMVGKELQPGAVGNGVNHAPVYDNVVHKVQEPLERLMHDEL, encoded by the exons ATGGACAAGGTGGAGCAGGAGGtggagaaggtgaagaaggagTGGGACGACACCTACAACAATGTCGTAGATCAAATCAAAGCCATCGAGAACTACGGCAAgtcgccttcttcttcttcttcttctactgcCGGTGCGGAGCTAGAGCCGAAGAAGGACTCGCTGCCCAGATTGAAGGGCCTCGCGCAAGACGGCTTGTCGTTGCTCAATTCTCTGCAGTTCAAGCTCGATCTGTTCGCTCCTCAATTGCCGACCAACGATCAGGTCCAGTCCGCCAAGGCCTTGCTCGAGTCCTGGAAAAATCGATCCCAGAG TTTGAGGTTGAGTATGAGGAATGCGAATTTGCAAGCGAATGAGAATATTAGGAAAGCTGCTCAGGAAGAG AGGGAACTTCTATTGGGAGGTGGAGGAGAGTCCACAACTCGCAGGCGAAACTTGCA GACAAAGGCTGGCATGACATCTGCCGCAGAAAGCATCACAGAGAGCCTTAGGCGGACTCGTCAACTAATGGTTCAG GAGGTGGAAAGGAGCACAGGCACACTCCAGACTTTCG AGGAATCTACTGGAGTACTGAAGAAGGCTGAGACTGAATACAAAGGACACCGGAGTTTGTTAATGCGTACCAGAAACCTACTATCCACAATGCAACGCCAAGATATCATTGACAG GGTGATAATTTCAGTGGGATTTTTCCTGTTTACATGTGCGGTTCTTTATGTTGTTTCGAAGCGCATTGGTATACTGACGTTGCAGAGGAAGGTCACAGCTGCTTTCAAGGCCGGTATGGTTGGGAAAGAACTCCAGCCTGGAGCTGTTGGCAACGGTGTAAATCATGCCCCGGTCTATGACAATGTAGTTCATAAAGTTCAGGAACCTTTAGAAAGATTAATGCACGATGAACTATAA
- the LOC133742780 gene encoding beta-glucosidase 44-like: MRTTPLLVLLLGLVGVIQYVAGAAEKNGAPFPEAEGGLRAGFPKGFVFGTATSAYQVEGMANKEGRGPSIWDTFVKIPGNIANNDTADVTVDQYHRYKEDIDIMKNLNFDAYRFSISWSRIFPDGTGKVNWKGVAYYNRLINYLLKRGITPYANLYHYDLPLALEQKYLGLLSDKVVKDFADYAEFCFKTFGDRVKNWMTFNEPRVVAAAGYDIGLNPPARCSKAYGNCTAGNSGTEPYIAAHHLILSHAAAVQRYREKYQKTQKGRIGIVLDFHWYEPLTRSKADRYAAQRARDFHVGWFIHPIVYGEYPKTIQNIVGNRLPKFTKEEVKMVKGSMDFVGINQYAAYYIYDPHQNKTKPNALGYQNDWNAGFAFEKNGVPIGPRAYSSWLYQVPWGMYKCVTYIKEHYGNPPVILSENGMDNPGNQTLPKALHDTNRINFYRSYLEQLKKAVDEGANVVGYFAWSLLDNFEWRSGFTSRFGIVYVDFTTLKRYPKMSAYWFKKLLTKKKH; encoded by the exons ATGAGAACTACACCATTGCTGGTATTGTTGCTCGGTCTTGTTGGTGTGATCCAGTACGTTGCGGGTGCAGCAGAGAAAAATGGAGCTCCGTTCCCTGAGGCCGAGGGTGGACTGAGAGCTGGTTTTCCGAAGGGGTTTGTGTTCGGAACGGCGACGTCTGCTTATCAGGTGGAAGGCATGGCCAACAAGGAAGGTCGTGGACCTAGCATTTGGGATACCTTCGTTAAAATTCCAG GAAATATTGCAAATAATGATACAGCAGATGTTACAGTGGACCAATATCACCGTTACAAA GAAGACATTGATATCATGAAAAACCTAAATTTTGATGCCTATCGGTTCTCAATATCATGGTCCAGAATCTTCCCAG ATGGTACTGGGAAAGTGAATTGGAAAGGTGTTGCATACTACAACCGGTTAATTAACTACCTACTCAAAAGAG GCATTACTCCTTATGCAAATTTGTATCACTATGATCTTCCCCTAGCACTTGAGCAAAAGTACCTGGGGTTGTTAAGTGACAAAGTAGT GAAGGATTTTGCGGATTACGCAGAATTTTGCTTCAAAACATTTGGAGACAGAGTGAAGAACTGGATGACATTCAATGAGCCTAGAGTGGTAGCTGCTGCTGGCTATGACATTGGACTGAATCCTCCGGCACGGTGCTCTAAAGCTTATGGAAATTGCACAGCTGGGAATTCAGGAACTGAGCCTTACATTGCTGCTCATCATTTGATTTTGTCACATGCAGCTGCTGTTCAGAGATACCGCGAAAAGTATCAG AAAACACAAAAAGGAAGGATTGGTATTGTCTTGGATTTTCACTGGTATGAGCCTCTTACCAGATCAAAGGCCGACAGATATGCAGCTCAAAGGGCAAGAGACTTTCACGTTGGATG GTTCATTCATCCGATTGTATATGGGGAGTATCCgaaaacaatccaaaatattgtTGGCAATAGGCTACCTAAGTTTACTAAAGAGGAGGTTAAGATGGTGAAGGGCTCAATGGATTTTGTAGGCATCAACCAGTATGCAGCTTATtacatatatgatccacatcaaaacaaaacaaaaccaaatgccTTGGGATACCAAAATGACTGGAATGCAGGATTTGCTT TTGAGAAGAATGGAGTGCCCATTGGTCCTAGG GCATACTCTTCTTGGCTCTACCAAGTACCATGGGGTATGTACAAGTGTGTAACCTACATAAAAGAGCATTATGGGAACCCGCCTGTGATTTTATCCGAAAACG GCATGGATAACCCCGGAAACCAGACGCTTCCAAAGGCATTGCACGATACCAATAGGATCAACTTCTACAGAAGCTATTTGGAGCAACTGAAGAAGGCAGTTGATGAGGGAGCCAATGTGGTAGGCTACTTTGCTTGGTCATTGCTCGACAACTTCGAATGGAGATCGGGTTTCACTTCAAGGTTTGGCATAGTCTATGTTGACTTCACCACCCTCAAGAGATACCCAAAGATGTCAGCCTACTGGTTCAAGAAACTTCTTACCAAAAAGAAGCATTAG